The Saccharothrix variisporea genome has a segment encoding these proteins:
- a CDS encoding HipA family kinase has protein sequence MNSTNGLRRVAATRYVTPFREGGSLPGLVEADDLGMYVLKFRGAGQGVKALIAEIVVGELARRLGFRVPEIVLVELDPELGRAEPDQEVQELLKASGGLNLGLDYLPGSFDYNPVVREPSTETATRLLWLDALTLNVDRSWRNPNTLLWHRELWLIDHGASLYFHHSWHPDRFPATTYRFDAADHLMLPFAGPLADVDAELGARVTPALLDEVLALVPDEWLAQDEAFGTEGRAAYARFFASRLAQRSWVADLEAARAARV, from the coding sequence GTGAACTCCACCAACGGGCTGCGGAGAGTCGCGGCCACGCGTTATGTCACGCCCTTCCGGGAAGGCGGGTCGCTGCCCGGTCTCGTCGAGGCCGACGACCTCGGGATGTACGTCCTCAAGTTCCGCGGTGCGGGGCAGGGGGTCAAGGCGTTGATCGCCGAGATCGTCGTCGGCGAGCTGGCGCGCCGGCTGGGGTTCCGGGTGCCCGAGATCGTGCTGGTGGAGCTGGACCCCGAACTGGGCCGCGCCGAGCCCGACCAGGAGGTGCAGGAGCTGCTCAAGGCCAGCGGCGGGCTGAACCTCGGGCTGGACTACCTGCCGGGCTCGTTCGACTACAACCCGGTGGTGCGCGAGCCGAGCACCGAGACCGCCACCCGCCTGCTGTGGCTGGACGCCCTGACCCTCAACGTCGACCGGAGCTGGCGCAACCCGAACACCCTGCTCTGGCACCGCGAGCTGTGGCTGATCGACCACGGCGCCTCGCTGTACTTCCACCACTCGTGGCACCCGGACCGCTTCCCGGCGACCACCTACCGGTTCGACGCGGCCGACCACCTGATGCTGCCCTTCGCGGGTCCGCTGGCCGACGTGGACGCGGAACTGGGCGCCAGGGTCACCCCCGCGCTGCTCGACGAGGTGCTGGCGCTGGTCCCCGACGAGTGGCTGGCGCAGGACGAGGCCTTCGGCACCGAGGGTCGCGCCGCCTACGCCCGGTTCTTCGCGTCCCGCCTGGCCCAGCGTTCCTGGGTCGCCGACCTGGAGGCCGCCCGTGCCGCACGTGTTTGA
- a CDS encoding SRPBCC family protein, with protein sequence MTEVRRSVTVAATPDRAFEVFVAKFGDWWPLSTHHIGTADAATAVIEPFEGGRWFERGVDGSECDWGAVLAYDPPARLLLSWHLDGGWSYDPDPSRASEVELTFEPSGDTTVVTLVHRHFDRHATDGDRIAERVAAEGGWGDLLQRFAAVV encoded by the coding sequence ATGACCGAGGTACGCCGTTCCGTCACGGTCGCGGCCACGCCGGACCGCGCGTTCGAGGTGTTCGTGGCGAAGTTCGGCGACTGGTGGCCGCTGTCCACCCACCACATCGGCACGGCGGACGCGGCCACCGCCGTGATCGAGCCCTTCGAGGGCGGGCGGTGGTTCGAGCGCGGGGTGGACGGCTCCGAGTGCGACTGGGGCGCGGTCCTGGCCTACGACCCGCCGGCCCGCCTGCTGCTGTCCTGGCACCTGGACGGCGGGTGGTCCTACGACCCGGACCCGTCCCGCGCGAGCGAGGTCGAACTGACCTTCGAGCCCTCCGGCGACACCACGGTCGTGACCCTCGTCCACCGCCACTTCGACCGCCACGCCACCGACGGCGACCGCATCGCCGAACGGGTCGCCGCCGAGGGCGGGTGGGGCGACCTGCTCCAGCGGTTCGCGGCGGTCGTCTGA
- a CDS encoding ArsR/SmtB family transcription factor produces MGTYGALAALGDPTRRLIFERLTAGPLAVGELAAQLPVSRPAVSQHLKVLKEARLVRDEAVGTRRVYRVDPAGVRELRDYFDDIWAQALAAFARAVEEET; encoded by the coding sequence GTGGGGACTTACGGAGCACTCGCGGCGTTGGGCGACCCGACCCGGCGCCTGATCTTCGAGCGCCTCACCGCCGGTCCGCTGGCGGTCGGTGAGCTGGCGGCGCAGTTGCCGGTGAGCAGGCCGGCCGTCTCGCAGCACCTCAAGGTGCTCAAGGAGGCGCGGCTGGTGCGGGACGAGGCAGTGGGCACGCGGCGCGTCTACCGGGTGGACCCGGCGGGCGTGCGCGAGTTGCGGGACTACTTCGACGACATCTGGGCACAGGCGCTCGCCGCGTTCGCGCGAGCGGTGGAGGAGGAGACATGA
- a CDS encoding DUF4279 domain-containing protein — protein MRTGASYRIAGMGGGTAAAVTAALGITPTDAFEVGEPIGRTGSVRDVSLWHLRSDLPEGLELADHLNAVLDRLEPRTDDLWRLVEQGYEIDWFCMLASNAFEHAAELDRVLLHRLLSVPGELLIDAMGDGEDDEDRR, from the coding sequence GTGCGAACAGGAGCGAGCTACCGGATCGCCGGCATGGGCGGCGGCACCGCGGCAGCGGTCACCGCGGCCCTGGGGATCACGCCGACCGACGCGTTCGAGGTCGGCGAGCCGATCGGGAGGACGGGGTCGGTCCGCGACGTGTCGCTCTGGCACCTGCGGTCGGACCTCCCCGAGGGACTGGAACTCGCCGACCACCTGAACGCGGTGCTCGACCGGTTGGAGCCCCGGACCGACGACCTGTGGCGGCTGGTGGAGCAGGGCTATGAGATCGACTGGTTCTGCATGCTCGCGTCCAACGCGTTCGAGCACGCGGCAGAGCTGGACCGAGTGCTGCTGCACCGGCTCTTGAGCGTGCCCGGCGAACTCCTCATCGACGCGATGGGCGACGGAGAGGACGACGAGGATCGACGCTAG
- a CDS encoding SGNH/GDSL hydrolase family protein gives MNLLAAVLLTALVPAPSAPAPAAPEYVALGDSYAAGVGTDKESCGRSDRAYPALFARDRYDLDFRACSGATTADVERQAGVLSSATQLVTVTVGGNDAQFTEVMTTCVLSDERTCGERVSKAERFVREELPGRLDRLFGGLRSRTNAQVVVLGYPRLFEQSDPCSFSEAKRTAVNHAADALAEVLGDRAGSFGFTFVDVRGPFEGHGACGDDPWVNDLTYPITSSYHANAAGHRDGYLPALEAATS, from the coding sequence ATGAACCTCTTGGCAGCAGTGCTGTTGACGGCGTTGGTCCCCGCACCTTCCGCCCCCGCGCCCGCCGCGCCGGAGTACGTCGCCCTGGGCGACTCCTACGCGGCGGGCGTCGGCACGGACAAGGAGTCGTGCGGGCGTTCGGACCGGGCGTACCCGGCCCTGTTCGCGCGGGACCGCTACGACCTGGACTTCAGGGCGTGCTCCGGCGCGACCACGGCCGACGTCGAGCGGCAGGCCGGGGTGCTGTCGTCGGCGACGCAGCTGGTGACCGTGACCGTGGGCGGCAACGACGCGCAGTTCACCGAGGTCATGACCACGTGCGTGCTGTCGGACGAGCGGACGTGCGGCGAGCGCGTGTCGAAGGCGGAGCGCTTCGTCCGGGAGGAGCTGCCGGGCCGGTTGGACCGGCTGTTCGGCGGGCTGCGGTCGCGGACGAACGCCCAGGTGGTCGTCTTGGGCTACCCGAGGCTGTTCGAGCAGTCCGACCCGTGCTCTTTCAGCGAGGCCAAGCGCACCGCCGTCAACCACGCTGCGGACGCGCTGGCCGAGGTGCTGGGGGACCGGGCGGGGTCGTTCGGGTTCACGTTCGTGGACGTGCGCGGCCCGTTCGAGGGACACGGCGCGTGCGGCGACGACCCGTGGGTCAACGACCTGACCTACCCGATCACCTCTTCGTACCACGCCAACGCCGCCGGCCACCGCGACGGCTACCTCCCCGCCCTGGAAGCCGCGACCTCCTAG
- a CDS encoding lactonase family protein — MAVDRRRFLGAVGVGAGLLMTEGVAEGSAEGVAEADDFAEARGEVRVYLGTYTTWTGGGAGLGVGAYDPATGRLRSTGVVRGVPNPSFAITAGRRVYAVNEQSAGSVTAFEVRDGVPKVLNTQSTGGADPCHLVLHRGHVLSANYSSGSVSVHPVRPDGSLGARTDLVRHKGSGPDPDRQEGPHAHQVLSDPTGEFVFAVDLGADAVFGYRLSAAGRLTEVSTARLHPGAGPRHLAFHPNGRFAYVANELDSTIVVASYAHGVLTPGQKLSTLPADAPTTPRNYPAEVLVSADGRFVYLSNRGHDSVAVFAVEQDGARLRLVEAVPVGGEFPRHLALDPAGRFLLAANQNSNAVTTFAVDRESGRLRLTSTFTAPIPVCVAF, encoded by the coding sequence GTGGCAGTGGACAGGCGGCGGTTCCTGGGGGCCGTGGGCGTGGGAGCGGGGTTGCTGATGACCGAGGGTGTCGCCGAGGGGTCTGCCGAGGGTGTCGCCGAAGCCGACGACTTCGCCGAGGCGCGTGGCGAGGTCCGGGTCTACCTGGGCACTTACACCACCTGGACCGGCGGCGGCGCCGGCCTCGGGGTGGGCGCGTACGACCCGGCCACCGGGCGGCTGCGGTCCACCGGCGTGGTGCGGGGCGTGCCGAACCCGTCCTTCGCGATCACCGCGGGCCGGCGGGTGTACGCGGTCAACGAGCAGTCCGCGGGGTCCGTGACGGCGTTCGAGGTGCGCGACGGCGTCCCGAAGGTGCTCAACACGCAGAGCACCGGCGGCGCGGACCCGTGCCACCTGGTCCTGCACCGCGGGCACGTGTTGTCGGCCAACTACAGCTCCGGCAGCGTGTCGGTGCACCCGGTCCGGCCGGACGGCAGCCTGGGCGCGCGCACGGACCTGGTGCGGCACAAGGGTTCGGGGCCGGACCCCGACCGCCAGGAGGGGCCGCACGCCCACCAGGTGCTGTCCGACCCGACCGGCGAGTTCGTGTTCGCGGTGGACCTGGGCGCGGACGCGGTCTTCGGCTACCGGCTCTCCGCCGCCGGCCGGTTGACCGAGGTGTCCACCGCCCGGCTGCACCCCGGCGCCGGCCCCCGCCACCTCGCGTTTCACCCGAACGGGCGGTTCGCGTACGTGGCGAACGAGCTGGATTCCACGATCGTGGTGGCCTCCTACGCGCACGGCGTCCTGACCCCCGGGCAGAAGCTGAGCACCCTGCCGGCCGACGCGCCGACCACCCCGCGCAACTACCCGGCCGAGGTGCTGGTGTCGGCGGACGGCCGGTTCGTCTACCTGTCCAACCGCGGGCACGACAGCGTGGCGGTGTTCGCAGTCGAGCAGGACGGCGCGCGGCTGCGACTGGTGGAGGCGGTGCCGGTGGGCGGCGAGTTCCCGCGGCACCTGGCGCTGGACCCGGCCGGGCGGTTCCTGCTGGCGGCCAACCAGAACTCCAACGCGGTGACCACGTTCGCGGTGGACCGGGAGTCGGGTCGGCTGCGGCTGACGAGCACGTTCACGGCACCCATTCCGGTGTGTGTCGCCTTCTAG
- a CDS encoding PPK2 family polyphosphate kinase, translating to MAKKSAPVQSIRDAFRVVPGEFDIAKVDPAGTPVGPADKAAAAADVALVGKRLDELQEALYAEGSGGGRRRVLLVLQGLDTSGKGGTIRHVAGLVNPQGLHIASFKKPTAAELRHDFLWRIRRQVPEPGRIGVFDRSHYEDVLVARVDKLVPAAEWRKRYELINAFEAELAEGGVTVVKCFLHISPERQKERLVARLEDPLKRWKYNPHDIEVRAKFSQYLLAYQDALTKCSTPAGPWFAIPSDRKWYRNWAVARILLETLEEVAPVYPEPSYDPVVELARLRDADPLR from the coding sequence ATGGCCAAGAAGTCGGCACCGGTCCAGTCGATTCGCGACGCCTTCCGCGTGGTGCCCGGCGAGTTCGACATCGCGAAGGTCGATCCGGCGGGCACGCCGGTCGGTCCGGCCGACAAGGCCGCCGCCGCGGCGGACGTCGCCCTGGTCGGCAAGCGGCTCGACGAGCTCCAGGAAGCGCTCTACGCGGAGGGCTCCGGCGGCGGTCGGCGGCGCGTGCTGCTGGTGCTCCAGGGCCTGGACACCTCGGGCAAGGGCGGCACGATCCGGCACGTCGCCGGCCTGGTCAACCCGCAGGGCCTGCACATCGCCTCCTTCAAGAAGCCCACGGCGGCCGAGTTGCGGCACGACTTCCTGTGGCGGATCCGGCGGCAGGTGCCCGAGCCGGGGCGCATCGGCGTGTTCGACCGCTCGCACTACGAGGACGTGCTGGTGGCGCGGGTGGACAAGCTCGTGCCCGCCGCCGAGTGGCGCAAGCGGTACGAGCTGATCAACGCCTTCGAGGCGGAACTGGCCGAGGGCGGCGTGACGGTGGTGAAGTGCTTCCTGCACATCTCGCCCGAGCGGCAGAAGGAGCGGCTGGTCGCGCGGCTGGAGGACCCGCTCAAGCGGTGGAAGTACAACCCGCACGACATCGAGGTGCGGGCCAAGTTCTCCCAGTACCTGCTGGCCTACCAGGACGCGCTGACCAAGTGCAGCACGCCGGCGGGGCCGTGGTTCGCCATCCCGTCGGACCGCAAGTGGTACCGGAACTGGGCGGTGGCGCGGATCCTGCTGGAGACGCTGGAGGAGGTGGCCCCGGTGTACCCGGAGCCCTCGTACGATCCGGTGGTCGAGTTGGCACGCCTCCGGGACGCCGACCCGTTGCGCTAG
- the rocD gene encoding ornithine--oxo-acid transaminase, whose product MTAIAVPTTGQFIALDEQWSTHNYHPLPVVISHGEGAWVTDVEGRRYLDFLSGYSSLNFGHRHPDLVAAAVEQLGRVTLTSRAFHHDQFGPFCRELAELTGTEMVLAMNSGAEAVESAIKVARKWAYRVKGVPEGTAEIVVAGSNFHGRTTTIVSFSTDETARADFGPFTPGFKVVKYGDLDAIRDAITDRTAAVLIEPIQGEAGVVVPPAGYLAGIRQLCDERHVLLIADEIQSGLGRTGELFALDHEGVRADLYTLGKALGGGIMPVSAVVGSRAVLGVLRPGEHGSTFGGNPLACAVGRAVVRLLATGEFQERSRELGAHLHARLGELVGRGVAEVRGRGLWAGVEIAPGGPRGREASEALAKLGVLCKETQDTTLRVAPPLVITREDLDRGVDAIASVLSS is encoded by the coding sequence ATGACCGCCATCGCCGTTCCCACCACAGGGCAGTTCATCGCGCTCGACGAGCAGTGGAGCACGCACAACTACCACCCGCTCCCGGTCGTGATCTCCCACGGCGAGGGCGCCTGGGTGACCGACGTCGAAGGCCGCCGCTACCTGGATTTCCTGTCCGGCTACTCCTCACTCAACTTCGGCCACCGCCACCCCGACCTGGTGGCCGCCGCGGTCGAGCAGCTCGGCCGCGTCACGCTGACCAGCCGGGCGTTCCACCACGACCAGTTCGGCCCGTTCTGCCGCGAGCTGGCCGAGCTGACCGGCACCGAGATGGTGCTGGCGATGAACTCCGGCGCGGAGGCCGTCGAGTCCGCGATCAAGGTCGCCCGCAAGTGGGCGTACCGGGTGAAGGGCGTGCCGGAGGGCACGGCGGAGATCGTCGTGGCCGGGTCGAACTTCCACGGCCGCACCACCACCATCGTCTCCTTCTCCACCGACGAGACCGCGCGCGCCGACTTCGGCCCGTTCACGCCGGGGTTCAAGGTCGTGAAGTACGGCGACCTCGACGCGATCCGGGACGCCATCACCGACCGCACCGCCGCCGTGCTCATCGAGCCCATCCAGGGCGAGGCGGGCGTGGTCGTGCCGCCCGCCGGCTACTTGGCGGGCATCCGGCAGTTGTGTGACGAGCGCCACGTCCTGCTGATCGCCGACGAGATCCAGTCCGGCCTGGGCCGCACCGGCGAGCTGTTCGCCCTGGACCACGAGGGCGTTCGGGCCGACCTCTACACGCTGGGCAAGGCGCTGGGCGGCGGGATCATGCCGGTTTCGGCGGTCGTGGGCAGCCGGGCGGTGCTCGGCGTGCTGCGGCCGGGCGAGCACGGGTCCACCTTCGGCGGCAACCCGCTGGCGTGCGCGGTCGGCCGGGCCGTGGTGCGGCTGCTGGCGACCGGCGAGTTCCAGGAGCGGTCCCGCGAGCTGGGCGCGCACCTGCACGCGCGGCTGGGCGAACTGGTCGGTCGCGGGGTGGCCGAGGTGCGCGGACGCGGGCTGTGGGCGGGCGTGGAGATCGCGCCGGGCGGTCCGCGCGGTCGCGAGGCGTCCGAGGCGCTGGCGAAGCTGGGCGTGCTGTGCAAGGAGACCCAGGACACCACCCTGCGCGTGGCGCCGCCGCTGGTGATCACGCGCGAGGACCTGGACCGGGGCGTCGACGCGATCGCGTCCGTTTTGAGCAGTTGA
- a CDS encoding DUF2252 domain-containing protein — protein sequence MGEQRRAAAAVALGRWTEPGEVLAEGRALRSVVPHEAHRACKLAPDRPNVVEFIEASNEGRLPDLVPLRIGRMLASPFAFFRGSAGLMAGDLAVGARSGLDAQLCGDAHAANFGLYGTPEGRIVMDINDFDETLPGPWEWDLKRLVTSLVLAGREGGVSDKGCRDAATDAVRAYRSAVRHMAELPFLESWSALGDESVLSKTKADDLLDEFTKAASKARKNTSAKVAAKWTRREGEHWRFIADPPVLTRIPDAEAEAVVAALPSYVDTLRESRYNLIMRYGVSDVAFRVVGTGSVGLRNYLVLLHGNGDEALVLQAKEARRSALAPFLDVPEAKHEGKRIVHGARLVQAETDILLGWTTIGGRHFIVRQFRNRKGEIDATTLKRDDLDDYGRFAGALLARAHSRSVDPRLLAGYCANGEDLDDAFARYAFDYADQTAADHEDLAKAVKSGRLPALVE from the coding sequence ATGGGTGAGCAGAGGCGGGCCGCGGCGGCCGTCGCGTTGGGGCGCTGGACCGAACCGGGAGAAGTGCTGGCCGAGGGCCGCGCGCTGCGCTCGGTCGTCCCGCACGAGGCGCACCGGGCGTGCAAGCTCGCCCCCGACCGCCCGAACGTGGTCGAGTTCATCGAGGCCTCCAACGAGGGCCGGCTGCCCGACCTGGTGCCGCTGCGCATCGGGCGGATGCTGGCCTCGCCGTTCGCGTTCTTCCGGGGCAGCGCGGGCCTCATGGCGGGCGACCTCGCCGTCGGCGCACGCAGCGGCCTGGACGCCCAGCTGTGCGGCGACGCGCACGCCGCGAACTTCGGCCTGTACGGCACGCCCGAGGGCCGGATCGTCATGGACATCAACGACTTCGACGAGACCCTGCCCGGTCCGTGGGAGTGGGACCTCAAGCGGCTGGTGACCTCGCTGGTGCTGGCCGGCCGCGAGGGCGGGGTGTCGGACAAGGGCTGCCGCGACGCCGCCACCGACGCGGTGCGCGCCTACCGGAGCGCGGTGCGGCACATGGCGGAACTGCCGTTCCTGGAGTCCTGGTCGGCGCTGGGTGACGAGTCCGTGCTGTCCAAGACCAAGGCCGACGACCTGTTGGACGAGTTCACCAAGGCCGCGTCCAAGGCGCGCAAGAACACCAGCGCGAAGGTGGCCGCCAAGTGGACCCGGCGGGAGGGCGAGCACTGGCGGTTCATCGCCGACCCGCCCGTGCTCACCCGCATCCCCGACGCCGAGGCCGAGGCGGTGGTCGCGGCGCTGCCGTCCTATGTGGACACCCTGCGCGAGTCCCGGTACAACCTGATCATGCGCTACGGCGTGTCGGACGTGGCCTTCCGCGTGGTCGGCACCGGCAGCGTCGGCCTGCGCAACTACCTGGTCCTGTTGCACGGCAACGGCGACGAAGCCCTGGTGCTGCAGGCCAAGGAGGCCCGCCGGTCGGCCCTCGCGCCCTTCCTGGACGTGCCCGAGGCCAAGCACGAGGGCAAGCGGATCGTCCACGGCGCCCGGCTGGTGCAGGCCGAGACCGACATCCTGCTCGGCTGGACCACCATCGGCGGCCGGCACTTCATCGTCCGCCAGTTCCGCAACCGCAAGGGCGAGATCGACGCGACCACCCTCAAGCGCGACGACCTCGACGACTACGGCCGCTTCGCCGGCGCCCTGCTGGCCCGTGCCCACTCCCGCTCGGTCGACCCGCGCCTGCTCGCCGGCTACTGCGCGAACGGCGAGGACCTGGACGACGCCTTCGCCCGCTACGCGTTCGACTACGCCGACCAGACCGCCGCCGACCACGAGGACCTGGCCAAGGCGGTCAAGTCCGGCCGACTGCCCGCGCTGGTGGAGTGA
- a CDS encoding zinc-dependent alcohol dehydrogenase family protein, translating into MRDRNTAAVRAYRLEQGELVLRECEVPEPGRGQVLVDVRASSLNYRELMVQRGTYPLPVKDDLVPNADGAGVVVAVGPGVTEWAVGDRVAAAVFPLWQHGPFGHEFLPQLGGSLDGMLAERVVLEASGLVRVPDHLSFEEAATLPCAALTAWNALDGVRAGQTVVTRGSGSVSLFAVQFGKLSGARVIATSRGPAKASRLTALGADLVVTSEDWVEEVRAVGGADRVVDVVGALNDSVRALKVSGEVAAVGSLGGGWPPLDPALMFGSVATVRMVAIGSRAQFTAMNRAIAVAGLRPVVDRVFGFEEAAEAYRYYAKGDAFGKVVISMG; encoded by the coding sequence GTGCGGGACAGGAACACGGCGGCAGTGCGTGCCTACCGGTTGGAGCAGGGTGAGCTCGTGCTGCGGGAGTGCGAGGTCCCCGAACCGGGGCGGGGGCAGGTGCTCGTGGACGTGCGGGCGAGTTCGCTCAACTACCGCGAGCTGATGGTGCAGCGGGGCACGTACCCGTTGCCGGTCAAGGACGATCTCGTGCCGAACGCGGACGGTGCTGGTGTGGTCGTCGCGGTCGGGCCGGGGGTGACGGAGTGGGCGGTCGGTGACCGGGTCGCGGCGGCGGTGTTCCCGTTGTGGCAGCACGGGCCGTTCGGGCACGAGTTCTTGCCGCAGTTGGGCGGGTCGCTGGACGGGATGCTCGCCGAGCGGGTCGTGCTGGAGGCGAGCGGCCTGGTGCGCGTGCCCGACCACCTGTCGTTCGAGGAGGCGGCCACCTTGCCGTGCGCGGCGCTGACCGCGTGGAACGCCTTGGACGGGGTGCGGGCGGGGCAGACCGTCGTCACGCGCGGGTCGGGGAGCGTGTCGCTGTTCGCGGTGCAGTTCGGGAAGTTGTCGGGTGCTCGGGTCATCGCGACGTCCCGGGGGCCGGCCAAGGCGTCCCGGCTCACGGCGTTGGGGGCGGATCTCGTGGTGACGTCCGAAGACTGGGTCGAGGAAGTGCGGGCGGTCGGTGGGGCGGATCGCGTGGTGGACGTCGTCGGTGCTCTGAACGACTCCGTGCGGGCGTTGAAGGTGTCCGGCGAGGTCGCCGCGGTCGGGTCGCTCGGGGGCGGGTGGCCGCCGCTGGACCCGGCGCTGATGTTCGGGTCCGTGGCGACGGTCCGGATGGTCGCGATCGGCAGCCGCGCCCAGTTCACCGCGATGAACCGGGCGATCGCGGTGGCGGGGCTGCGGCCGGTGGTGGACCGGGTGTTCGGGTTCGAGGAGGCGGCCGAGGCGTACCGGTACTACGCCAAGGGCGACGCGTTCGGGAAAGTCGTCATCTCGATGGGGTAG
- a CDS encoding TetR/AcrR family transcriptional regulator yields MPGPRERLLEAAERLTYDHGTTVGVDALLKAANVARRSLYEHFGGKDGLIAEVLRRTAEEDLAKYATTMDRAGDDPRTRLLAIFDELDRVVSTPTFRGCRYLAADLSLTPDHPAHEVTRNYRERLHALLRTELDHLGHPDPATAADQLHLLVEGVLAAGAANPGTHPGRAAKALAATIV; encoded by the coding sequence ATGCCGGGCCCCCGCGAACGCCTCCTGGAAGCCGCCGAACGGCTCACCTACGACCACGGCACGACCGTCGGCGTCGACGCACTCCTCAAGGCCGCCAACGTGGCCCGCAGGTCGCTGTACGAGCACTTCGGCGGCAAGGACGGCCTGATCGCGGAGGTCCTGCGGCGCACGGCGGAGGAGGACCTGGCCAAGTACGCCACCACCATGGACCGCGCCGGCGACGACCCCCGAACCCGCCTGCTGGCGATCTTCGACGAACTGGACCGCGTGGTCTCCACCCCGACGTTCCGCGGCTGCCGCTACCTGGCCGCCGACCTGTCCCTGACGCCCGACCACCCGGCGCACGAGGTGACCAGGAACTACCGCGAACGCCTGCACGCGTTGCTGCGCACCGAACTCGACCACCTGGGCCACCCGGACCCGGCGACGGCGGCGGACCAGCTCCACCTCCTGGTCGAGGGCGTCCTGGCCGCCGGCGCGGCCAACCCCGGCACCCACCCGGGCCGAGCGGCGAAGGCCCTGGCGGCGACCATCGTCTGA
- a CDS encoding ABC-F family ATP-binding cassette domain-containing protein: protein MLGVGFLDANGLAFRLPDGRELFRDVSFKVGANAVVALVGANGVGKTTLLRILSGELVPAEGSVRVQGGLGVMPQFVGSVRDSSTVRDLLLTASPKPLRDAAHELDSVELALMETDDEPTQMRYAAALAAWGEVGGYDAEVLWDTVTVAALGVPFDRARFREVRTLSGGEQKRLVLEALLRGPEQVLLLDEPDNYLDVPGKRWLEQRLAETGKAVLLVSHDRELLDVAATHVVTVEAHSAWTHVGSFGTWHAARAARVERLEEQHRRWDEEHARLKELVRTLQVQAKISEVMAAKYRAMTTRLAKFEEAGPPPELPSAEKVTPRLRGGRTGVRAITCEDLELTGLMKPFGIEVFFGDRVAVLGSNGSGKSHFLRLLAGDAVHHTGTWKLGARVVPGLFAQTHQHPEWVGRTLVDVLWHGDDGRAGRDRGAAMAALHRYGLARSGDQRFETLSGGQQARFQVLLLELSGATLLLLDEPTDNLDLNSAEALQAALAEFTGTVVAVTHDRWFARSFDRFLLFRSDGEVVEVPEPVWDEERVRRVR from the coding sequence ATGCTCGGCGTGGGTTTCCTCGACGCGAACGGACTCGCCTTCCGCCTGCCGGACGGTCGCGAGCTGTTCCGCGACGTGTCGTTCAAGGTCGGCGCGAACGCGGTGGTGGCACTGGTCGGCGCGAACGGCGTCGGCAAGACGACCTTGCTGCGCATCCTGTCCGGCGAACTCGTCCCGGCCGAGGGTTCGGTGCGCGTGCAGGGCGGGCTGGGCGTGATGCCGCAGTTCGTCGGCTCGGTGCGCGACTCCTCTACGGTGCGCGACCTGCTGCTCACCGCTTCCCCCAAGCCGTTGCGGGACGCCGCTCACGAGCTGGACTCCGTCGAACTGGCCCTGATGGAGACCGACGACGAACCCACGCAGATGCGGTACGCGGCGGCGCTGGCGGCGTGGGGCGAGGTCGGCGGCTACGACGCCGAGGTGCTGTGGGACACCGTGACCGTCGCGGCGCTGGGCGTGCCGTTCGACCGGGCGCGGTTCCGCGAGGTGCGGACGCTGTCCGGCGGCGAGCAGAAGCGCTTGGTGCTGGAGGCGCTGCTGCGCGGCCCGGAACAGGTGCTGCTGCTGGACGAGCCGGACAACTACCTGGACGTGCCGGGCAAGCGCTGGCTGGAACAGCGGCTGGCGGAGACCGGCAAGGCCGTCCTGCTGGTCAGCCACGACCGCGAACTGCTCGACGTCGCCGCCACCCACGTGGTGACGGTGGAGGCGCACAGCGCGTGGACGCACGTCGGCTCGTTCGGCACCTGGCACGCGGCCCGCGCGGCCCGCGTCGAACGGCTGGAAGAGCAGCACCGCCGCTGGGACGAGGAGCACGCGCGGCTCAAGGAGCTGGTGCGGACGTTGCAGGTGCAGGCCAAGATCAGCGAGGTCATGGCGGCGAAGTACCGCGCCATGACGACCCGGTTGGCCAAGTTCGAGGAGGCCGGCCCACCGCCCGAGCTGCCGTCCGCGGAGAAGGTCACGCCCCGCCTGCGCGGCGGCCGGACCGGCGTGCGGGCGATCACGTGCGAGGACCTCGAGCTGACCGGCTTGATGAAGCCGTTCGGGATCGAGGTGTTCTTCGGCGACCGGGTCGCGGTGCTCGGCTCGAACGGGTCGGGCAAGAGCCACTTCCTGCGCCTGCTGGCCGGGGACGCCGTTCACCACACGGGCACGTGGAAGCTGGGCGCCCGGGTCGTGCCGGGACTGTTCGCGCAGACGCACCAGCACCCCGAGTGGGTCGGCCGGACCCTGGTGGACGTCCTGTGGCACGGCGACGACGGCCGCGCCGGGCGGGATCGGGGCGCGGCGATGGCGGCGTTGCACCGGTACGGGTTGGCGCGGTCGGGTGACCAGCGGTTCGAGACGTTGTCGGGCGGGCAGCAGGCGCGGTTCCAGGTGCTGTTGCTGGAGCTGTCGGGGGCGACGTTGTTGTTGCTGGACGAGCCGACCGACAACCTGGACCTGAACTCGGCGGAGGCCCTGCAGGCGGCGTTGGCGGAGTTCACGGGCACGGTGGTGGCGGTGACGCACGACCGGTGGTTCGCGCGGTCGTTCGACCGGTTCCTGTTGTTCCGGTCGGACGGCGAGGTGGTCGAGGTGCCCGAGCCGGTGTGGGACGAGGAGCGCGTGCGCCGGGTGCGGTAG